The window AAAGTGGTTGGTTTTATCATCTTTGGCTTCTTGATCAAACGGTTAAACCAGAAACTCCTCTGCTGGTTTCTACTTGGCCTGTTCATGGTTCTGATATCATTGTATCAGCAGAAGGCTGCCTGGATGGCCGTGCTTTGTCTCCATTCACAAGTTTCCATTCTGATGCAGGAACATTTCCTCTCATTCTTTACTTCAATGAAGCTGTTGAGGGTGTAAACTCATCTACTGTAACTGTTAAATCAGTGTTTACTGAAAATAAAGATCTTGTTTGGAAACCACTTGCAACAAGTAAGTCCTGTGCTGCCCAAGCATGGGTAACACATCTAAATGTTCCTGATGTAAAGCTCCATCCTTCAACAGCTTATCCCATAGAAGTTAATCTTGGAGATTCTCAGGGAATAGTTTCTTTGAGTGGTTCTCACTGTAGCCATCCTTCTCGGTTTGCATTTACAGTGTGTGTACAGCCTCTCAGTTCAAAACATGCTGAAAGGCAGAGTGTAGAGATGATTTTGTGGAGAGatgtaaattttcatttttatgatgCTCATGTCCAAGAATCAAGCCCAATTGCTTATTTTGATCGACTAAGCATTAAAAAGGACCGTGAGCCAGCAGCTTCTAAGTGGCATGCAAAGACTCTAGTTAATGAGATAGCCCTTGTTCGGCAACTGTTGTCAGAGATAGACTGGTAAACCTGATTTGTTTGATGGACAACTTAGAACTTTCATAATGTGCTATTTTCCTAAATGTGATGTCTTCTTGTTTCCTTTGTATTACTATTACAGTAAAATTGGAAAGCTTACTCTTGCAAGACTGCTGATGGCTCATGATGCAATGATGTCATACATGGCTCCACATTCTCACAAGAAGGTCCATTCTGAAGAAGTTCTACAACTATATAGTGACCTAATGGAGTTGGACCCAATGCATTCCCAATACTATAAGGAGGCACAAAGCTTAGTCTTATTGCAGCAGGTGACACTTTCTTCTCTTCATTATTATCTGTTTTTGAAGTCAGTGTTGAAGGTGGAGTTGCCTGGGCATGTGGTTTTCTTCAGCATTTGAGTTTACATAGAGACAGCTGTATTTTGGACCTTTACATCGGTTTATATAATTCTCTTTCATATCCAAAATGCAAATGCTGCCTTACTCAGGCCTTAAAATCTAATGGGgaagaaaatttatttcacCCATTAACCTATTTCATGTCTTTGCTATTTCTAGAGGGTGTGCTATTACTAAGATTAATTTAATGGACTGATACAGAGTCCGTCAAACCCAATAAATATGcttattgattttatatttatatcttgTTGAAGAATTCCTGGTAAGAACAAATCATTGACTGCATGCCTAAAAATGGTAAGGAATTTCGTTCATGCACGTGGTATGtaacagtttttttttaagatctCTCCTAACTTATGACATAATATAGAGTCAGCCTCAAACTTTTGTTCCAAGGTATAATATTGATTGCTTCATTCAGTGTAGAGTTCTGATATTTATCTGATTCCATAGGTGACATCCAATAGGGAATCCTTGCTGAAACACTGCTGCCACCATAGGGTCTCGACCTCTTCAAGTGTTGGTAATTCTGTCTGTTTACGACTAAATAATTTGTCTTTATCAAGGATCGGATGTGTTGAGCAATTATTGTGGGTCCAAATGCTTGACCTCAGCCACAATGAACTTCGATCAATTGATGGTAAACTACTATACTGCTGATATTATGAATCTTTTACACATTTAATTGGTGAGCTTTGATAGATTCCTTTGATCTAGATTGCCTGTATCTTTTCCTACATGTACATTTTTCcttaacctttttttctttttcttttcttttttttttcacaagaaTTTTTGTCAGCAATTGTCATATTATTGAAAGGTTTCCAAAATGAAAGTATATATTAACCTTGTGTTTTAGATGCACATTCAGTTTGGTTTCTGAAAATCTCTATAAACTTTGTGTTTTGACTCTTATTTAAAGAGCTGTTCAAACTAAAATAGCATAATAAACAGTGAAAAGCATACTTGGATCCTATCacattttaactaattaatgGTTGCTCTTGCAAGCATTGTGTGCCCATCTGGAAAGTGGAAACTTGTAAGTAGACTTGGATTCTTAAATATATGAAACATGTACAAAATTTTAACAATCCTATAAATATGGGGGCTCCTTTTTCTGGTTTTTCAAATGTTGAAAAAGTATCAAAATAGAAATCACTTGAATAACATAACATCCAATATTGGTTGCTATCAGGTCATTACATGGGTTCTTCTAGTTGCGTGAAACTGGTTCAAGTCAAAACACTTGAGTGCTTCATTTAGCATCTTAGCCGTTACATTTCCATTATTATTGTATGGAAAGAAATTAAGTGCTGAGATTAGTGTTTTTGAACAGGATTGGAGGCTATGCAGCTTCTCTCTTTCCTGAACCTGAGTCATAATAAGCTTAGCAGTTTTACTGCTTTGGAGCCTTTGAGACTGCTGAAGTTATTAAAGGTGTTGGACATCTCATACAATGAGATAGGTGCCCACCCCGTTGACACAAGAAGGTATTTGTGTTCTTCTCCTTTGTCTCATACAGTAGGAAGTGATTGGAATTTCAATGAATTTGTACCTGACGATGCCAAAGTGACAAACTACTGGGAGGCTTTTGCGATTTTTAGAGGCTTCAATTTGACGCAATTGGATATTGTGGGGAATGCAATCACTGATGAAAAATTCAAGTCATTTCTGATTAAGGTTCTCCCTACACTAAAGTGGGTAGACGGTGAAGAATCGCATTaaccttcaaataatttttttctcctttatttaCATACATCTCTCTGTTTCTCAATACAGTTAGGCATACCATGTTTCTGCTGTTATCATAACTACTAAATTTATTGAAGAACCTTTTGCTTTGTTAAAGACATTATGTTCTCATGACACATtcatttcctaatttttttggattgtggctTGAGTATTGGATTCAATTGCATTGCTtctcttttatatatgaaaGCTTCTAATATTCTTTTACCATGTAAAACAAGAACAGACGGAAAAAATCTACTTGAAAATGTGAGCAATATTCATCGATGAATCAAGAAACTTAACATGGCCAGCTACTTGATAGCATTAACAGTGTAATGCCCAAGTAAAAACCTTTGATTTTCTAGGGTGAACATAAAGTCATGCTTCATTTGAGTTATGAATTCTGGCACTTTGCTGTCTGTTATCTGCAACAACTGTTGTTGAAGTTGCCTGGCATCAGCATTGGAATGTGATTTTTCCACTTGATAATAGTATCAACTTGCTGACTTGCAATCGTTTATAAAAATGTAGTAATTCTCATACTGAGGTAAGTGCTCTCCTTTATCATGGCTGGTTGGTTGTGGCAGTTTGATGGATTCAATGGTGAAGGAACGTTTTTCCAGAGAAATGCCACTGCTAAAAATTATTGGTTAATGGATGTAATTTTCAAAGATGTTATAAGGAGTGATTGATCAGGTAAATGCTACCCAAAATGCCTAGCACATGATTGAAGGCTCTTTCTAGGACAgaaattctcttaaaaattggACCGCTAAATCGGCCAAACCATAGAACTGACTGATCTTGTAAATCTCACCTAAAATAACAAGCCTAGATATATCAGAGGAGGCGGAAGGCAGAGGTGATGAGGGTCTGATCTCAACTCTGGATGattggaaataaagaaatggAGAGCTTTGATAGCTAATGGCGATGAAACCATTAGCTAATGCGTCTTTCCATAAGGCCACCTGCACATTTAGTATTTACACATAAAAATGTATCAGAGTGAGATAAACTTAGCTCAACTCGATTAAAACAGTAATAGTGACCAGGCTCTTTGCCAACTTACAACATCTAGAACCTTCTGTTTTGAATGGTAGATGCGGGGTGCTCACGAGGCTTAGATTTCAAATATTGCGGCAACTCTCAATTGTCTGCTTGAATTTTCTCTGGCCAAGGCGGGTACCCCGTGTTAACTGTTAATAAATGGTGTGGAAAATAAATAGAGTAAATTGGGTGAGGATCACGGCAGATGTGGTAGGTTACTTTTGAGAATGTTGCGTTTCTGACTATGATCATTTGGGTCGTAATGTGTATTGGCAAGGACATAACCTTGCTCATCAAATAATTTCTCATTGAAAAATATAAGGTTGTCCCATGAGTCTTCCTTTGATTTTAATACTTCTAACTGATCGGGTCTTGGAGAATGAAGACTATGATCAGCGTGTGGAACGCGGCGGATGGAACTTGTTGCTTGGAGGAGGTGACCGTCAACGCGCTTTTATCACTTGGGGTTGCGTTGAATGGAAAACTAGAATACTTGAATTATTAAGCATTGCTCGTCAATCAAACTTGGTTTATGTTTCTGGTAATTTCTTGGAGTTCACCAATTCATTTTGGAGGGATGACTAACTTCTCATCTCCTTCATCttcaaaaatttctaataatCTTGGGAATGAGCTTTTCAATAACTCTTTGGTTCCTCAAAAACCTTTACGGGGATGGATATaagaattcttaaaaaatgCTCCGACTATTTTGATAAATACATCATCCCCAAATCCCTGTGAgcttatttgaaatttgaaaatacgTGTGTAGCCAAGAATGAGTAATGGACATGGAAAAAACTTGACTTCATTTGTGGTTAGGACTAAGAacatgaaatgaaaaggcaAGAACAGTAACATAGGAGAGGAGCAAAGTGGAGCAAAGTCAACGGGAGGTCAAGCGGTCCAAGGCATCTCGAGCGAGGGCGGAGTTGGGTTGGATCGTAATGGCCTCCTGATACGCCTTTGTGGCCTCCTCCTTCATCTCCTTCATCTCATAACACTCCCCCAGCAAGCAATACGCCTTGTCCTTCTCACTACCCACCCTCACCGCTTCCACCAGGTCTGCCACCGCCGAATCCACTCGCCCCACTTTATCCAACCCAATCTTCAACTGTGCCCGCTTGATCAGCGCGTCGCCTCGCTCCTCATCCGTGAGGGACTTGACGGCCAGTGGGGAGAGGGCGGCGTCCAGGGAGTCCAGCGCGGAGAGCCTGAAGCCCTGGAGGTCGAGAGCTAGGGCTTTGAGGATGTGAGCCGCGGCGTCTTTGGGATTGAGGGAGAGTGCCTTGTCGGCTTCCTCTGCGGCAGTTTTGGCGAGGGAGATCACGTCGGAGTGAGGAGTGTTGGGGGATCTGGCTTGCGCAAGGCGCTGAGCCCCGAGGACGAAGTGGCGCTTGGCTTCGAGATTGGTTTTGTTGTACCATAAGCTGAGCTTAGCTAGGGCTTTTCCGGGAATATCGTTCATATAAAGAAACAACAATACAGTGAACAAAATCATCCCCACTTGAATCGCGATGTCATTCACCATCtccatctttctttctttcttcccaCCCTGTCTCTCTGATTCCCTCTAAGAAGATTTAGAGGCCAACTGGGTTATCATCAAATATATGAAGAAATCGTGAGTTTTGTCGACCCACTTGACCCTAAAATTGGTCAAAATTAAGCGGCCCACGCGCGCACTACATCCTCAATCAAACAGAGGCTGTAGCCTCTGGCAGCTGGGTCCCCAAATTTTTTAGTGCAAATGTCCTTCTAACCTTTCTCATCTCTTTGCTGTCTCTTTCCACCTTATTTCAAGCTTTTCACTTTATGAACAAAACAGCCATAGGCAAATCGCTGTAGAAATGGAGATgccttttttcaattttcaccgAGGAAGTGAATAACACACGTTCAATCCTTGTCTATGCTTTCTAGCCCTTTCTGTGGGAGGGAGGAAGTTAGGCTTTCGGATTTCATGACTTACCTaccattcattttcttttagtttctaaatcgattcaattgtaattaactcccttgtttggattttgaaatgtttaaagAAAATCTATAGAATtactaaggaaaagaaaagaaaatagatttgtaattctatataaatatatatcccATATGTTCAAGAAGTCTTTATTTGCTTAATACGTGACATTGATATTAGAGATGTAAGTGGATGGATATTTCTAGGGAGTTGAGCCACCCCTGGGGAAAGCCTACTAGGAGTGTAGAATTAAGTAGGGAAGTTCAAGATGGCATAGGCGCATTGGCTTTGGGATTATACATATGCTTTTTATTATTAGGATGAGGTTAGGGTAGGATTGTCCCGTCTCGATATTGTCCCACAAGAATATAAGAAGTGTAAacagattttttattaataaaaaagattaaCAAGTAGGACGGTTCAAAGAGTAAAGGTCTCGCATTCCCACAATCATAGAagggatttatttatttatttatttatttatttttaactgctaattaattaaagtttatTATCTTTCCTGAACCCTCCTTAAAGTCAAGAGGTGCGACATAGGAGTTGTCATTTTCTTATCAAGGAGGCTACAATACAACTAATCGGatactaaaaatttcaaaggGCTTAGGATGTGTGTGATCCGGATCCCACAAGAGGGTGATATTACTCCGAAATCCCAGAGGGGTACATATTGGCTGCCCACAATCCTCTTTTAAGGCCATGCTGCTTCACATTACAGATCGAACTCCCTTGAGTCGGTGATTGGTGTTAACAAAGATTACAAGTTACAACTAAATGATGAGAATACTTTGACAAGGGCAAATGGGGATATTCACTCCTCTATGAAAATAACCAATAGAGCTGGGGAATTCCAACCCATaaagttgttaaaaaaaataccaagtaaattattttattggccACTCTGACAAGCAGACAACATAATCTCAATGGCACCTTGCTCTCCCATGGAAGCCTCAGGCCCCTATCACCTCTTAGTTAGAGCCTTAAGAGGAAGCcattaaatttcgaaaactcACTCAGGAATACTGGAAAATCGGGGGGCTTTCAAGCTTAAAAAACCTCTTCCACTTGACAAGCGAGGGCAACAACGggctaaaacctttaatttttaattttattaattcaacGAAAACACTTGCCtccaaaaaaagaacaaaggaaGAAGAAACCCCAAAATCTGGCCACATAATTAAAAGAGAACATTTAAAACGGTTCAAAATATTGCAGCAAGTCAAATAGCCTAGCAAAAACCTAGAAAGGATATTAGTAATGATTATTTAAAGAGATGTCTATGGAGGTATAAATAGGAATCTGATTTAACATTATTACAACATAATAGGGGCAAATCCCGCTGCTTGCAGCCCCCATAGAGCAGcttgaaaacaaaatacaatttCACACTAGTTTGATCCGAATTCATAAACTCTTCGGATTCCCAATTGAGAAAATAGCTTATGAGAGGATGCTCCTCCCTATAGGAGACCATACTGATACAGACACCCACTTCTCACCATTTACAATTACATAAGTTGAACTTGGTAAAAGAGTTTAGTTACCTTTGAATGGGTTAAGTAAGCAACACATCCACAGTTGCCTAAAACCAAAAAGCCTTAGTCAGTATTAAAGAAATAGCTACTCCAGTTAATTAAATCTCCAACATTAGCTCATTATACTTGAAATACTCCAGCAGGGCCTGGGAATTCCTGGAAGAGATCTGGGCAGGTGCGTCTCTTATGTACCCCCCATCTGTATTAACTGCAGTGGAGACTTTAGCAGCTTCTTCAGTGTCTCTACTATACTAGAGAAAGAGGGGCGCTGAGCAGGGTCACTGTCACATCAAAATAAGCAACCATCAGAGAATGGATGGAGAATCTCAATGCAAGAAATGAAAGTGTTCTTCAGGTTCTAGTGTCAATAGGAGATGTGGACCAGAACCTTATAATGCCTGACATTTCAACTCTCATAAGTACCAGCAGAGGAAATGTCAAGGCAAAATCCATGAAGTCAGCCTCTGACCTTGGTATCTATATTAGCAACAGGAGGGGCTAAAACTCAAGAAACTGCCTGCTCCAACAAATCAATATCTACCCACGTAGAGGAGCTATGCCCATGGACAAATATCTGTGTGCTGGTTCATTTGGTCTCATTTGTCAAAATCTTTCCTTATTCCTGGTACATTCATTATCCTAATAAAAGAATGGAACATGCATCTTGACATGGAAGTTCCATGGAGGTGGGCTGGTGAATAGCTAGGAAAATGAGCAAGTAAAtcaattgacattttttattcAGGCATGTCATGATCCATGTTTCCTTGACTGAAAACGGGAGGCAATGACACTAAGTCCACTAAACAAACTTCAACTTCATCTATGGAACTGAATCCTCATCTTAACATTTATTTACTGTTCTATGTTACATTCAATCAATTTTGACAAGGTCCTTGCTTTACTTGGCTAGCATACGATTATCATTTTGGAATCAACAAGGGAGTCTAATAAGGGAGTCTAGTGTTCTTACTCAGCCCAACAAGATTCCATAAGAGAAGCCAACACTGGAGAGGTATTCTGTGGGATAGAAAGCCTTCTGTTTTGGAAAGCCACAGCTCCAACCACCTGAAAGTTTTGTAATGTCATTTCTACCAATTAAAATGTGGGATGTAGGGCATTTCAATGCAGAAGGAGTAATTGTTTATAGTAGTAATTATAACACAACTGGCAGTGATGATAGTAACAATAATGGAACCAATAAGAAAAACAACCtatgaaaatatataggaaTCTAAAAAGCAAACATATGCTAATACCTGGGCAGGGCTAAGTCCATTCCATGGCTGTTGCATGGTCACAAGCTCCCATAAGATCACTCCGAAACTGTAAACATCAGACTTCTCATTTGAAGGCTCTCCACGTAGGAACTCGGGGGCCATCCACTCAGGCTGAAATGAAAAGCACAAGAGAATTACAGGCAGATCAATGCACTGTGAAGAAAATTTTTTTGCTGCAATATTGATGGAAACTACTTTCAATGAAGACTAGAAAAGGCAGCCAGTGTTAATGATGAAAAACATCTGTGAACAATTAAACTAGAGAAACCCCAGATGAGGGAAGAACAGACAGTGTGGAAATGGTATCTGTACTGTGACTGTTAACAGGTAAGTAGCTCAGTAATTAAGATAAGATGCTGGTGAATAATAGGGTGGATTTTTGCTGCAATGGTATGTCGCTGTCCAATTACTtgttagaaaacaaaataagatgtGGTTTTTACCTTCCGAGGAAGGTGGCAACCAAAATGAATagcttatttatcaaaatggTGCCCGGTTTCACCCTGATGAGTCTATTAGATTGTCATATACATCTTTACTCCTAAAGTTGCACACCCACTATATCCGATCCACTGTATAGGGTTTGAGCCTAGACTTGTGCATATCAGAAGCATTTTGGCAGAAGGCCCCGCAGATGTGGGGTTTGGATTAGACGGGCATGAATGTGTATAACAGGGTAAGAAGTGACTTGTCACAAGTAGCCTCACTGCTTATCCTTCCGCTGAATTACTGAAAGCATAAGTGACTACTTACTAAACATCCAGTAACACTACTGAGAAGACTACATACTCAAGATCAAAGTAATATTCTCTGTGAGGAGAGAGAGACTTACTGTCCCAGCAACAGATTTTGATGAGAGAAAAGTGTTTGCCTTGAACCTGGATAACCCAAAATCACATACCTGAGCATGAAACGTGAGATGCAATTAAATCTCTGGcaaattttggggaaaaaatatcaatttaaaacTCTTCTAGTACTACCTTCACTGTCCAATTTTTATCCACCAATAGATTGGGAGATTTAAGATCCCAATGAACTATAGGAGGTTTAAGGCAATGTAGATAATTGATTCCCTTGGCCTGCACAGGGTACACAACATGAATTTTTGCAAGCAAACATTAACAGATatagtgaaaaacaaaaaaaaactaggacAAACCACATCCAAGGCCATTCGTAATCTCCTCCTTTGATCCAAAATTTCCGCTGAAGTTGGTCTATGAATTAGACGATATAAACTACCCCTGTTCCACAAAGAGTCAGCATTTGCATTAAGCACACACTCTGGTTGAAGCAGCAGGGAGTCTAATCACTACTCAATGATTTACCTAGGCAGATATTCAGTCACAATTGAAAGATGTGGACGCTTTGTTACTGCACCCATGAAGAGTACCACATTCGGATGGCGGACCCGTTTCATTATTGCAACCTAAAAACAGGCAAGATGCAGGGAATCagcatttagaaaaatgactCCTAATTGGATGGACTAAAGTTTTTCTTGTGTGAAAACATGTTGGTGCAATTAATAAGAGGGTGGATTTGCACAGTGATATGCAACACATTCCACATGAGTATAGTATCTCAAATGATTGATCTAAACCTATGTTCCACTGGTTTTGGCGTTAGATATTGGTTGTGGGTGTGTGTATATTTATGATCCTCCTTCACATCCACGTAGTCAACTGAAAATAATCTCAATGTTACTTAGATATGAGGTAATAGAAGGGGAAAAGCAACCAATCAGAAGATAATAACAAgccaacaaaaagaaagaaagaaaaatatccttcatttaaaaaaaaaaaaaaaggtaagggATGAGAATGCTCTTCATTCTCtcttttatccttattttttagggtaaaagaaaataaaaaataatttcaaatccaAGCAAGTACATTCAAGAGGATCCCACACCCACACACCATGGGTTCATTGGATAAAGTTGAAGAGTTCAAATATCACAGATTTAAACATGTATATCACAATAGAATCTTTTTGCAAGCAATAACCAAGAAAAGACTGAATGTAAGTCATGATACTTATTTGAAGCAAATATTCCAAATGGGGATGGGGAATCCAATACAGTTGACATGCGGCATTGACAATAATTATTGCACGATCAGACTATGTCAAGGTGTCCAACTTAACTCTGCACAAAATGCCACTAAAAAAGATCAAATTCGAAGTAGTAAAACTAATAGGCAAACGCTTTCACAGACAGAAGAATATAAGAGCATGTTTTCAAACAATGGAAGGCACCAGAAATTACATTACACCTAACCACAAAACCCCACCTTCTGAACCAGGAATAGCACATGGACACACAAAGGAAACCAAAAAATGCCAAAATGGGAAGGGTGATGTATAATGAAAAGAACACAAGGGAGAAATAACTTGAATCATATCaccaacaaaatatatatacatacatacatataaacTAAACAAAGGACAAGCATGGGTTGATTGGAATAGGAAACAGAGATGCCCCACTGAACCCCAAAACAGTTGCAAGAAGCCTTGCACGATGGTGATGGTGGAAGTGATGATATGAGAACATTTTTGCAAAATTGAACCATTCAGGTTCACCATATACATACCTCTCTTAGGAACTCCTTCAACTGATCATCCTGAAAATCCTGGACAGTTAGAACTTTGACAGCAACATCCTGCGTTTTAAAGCAAATTAGAAAGGAATACAACAAAAACAGACCAATGGACAGAGAAAAAGATAGTTTGAGCTAAACAAATGATAACATGTCCTTGAAAATGTAAGTTTCCCTTGATAATGTCTCTTCGGATGATAGCATCACCTAAAACAATTATCTCaggtaaaatatttttgtaatgaaGAAAACAGTAAACAGATAAAATGAACACACCTTGTTCatatttcaacaaaaaatgcatatatatt is drawn from Vitis riparia cultivar Riparia Gloire de Montpellier isolate 1030 chromosome 18, EGFV_Vit.rip_1.0, whole genome shotgun sequence and contains these coding sequences:
- the LOC117906748 gene encoding geranylgeranyl transferase type-2 subunit alpha 1; this translates as MHGRPRKAPKPEDTAASAAKAEKLRALQSQLLHNHHNQIYTKEALEISAKLLEANPESYTAWNYRKLAVEHNLSQSESDPDTVKSIFSEELRVVESSLKQNFKSYGAWHHRKWVLSKGHSSVDHELQLLDRFQRADSRNFHAWNYRRFIAALKGIPDEEELKYTTKLIETNFSNYSAWHNRSVLLSHLLQNKVKGFFPKEKVLVEEYEFVHQALFTDPDDQSGWFYHLWLLDQTVKPETPLLVSTWPVHGSDIIVSAEGCLDGRALSPFTSFHSDAGTFPLILYFNEAVEGVNSSTVTVKSVFTENKDLVWKPLATSKSCAAQAWVTHLNVPDVKLHPSTAYPIEVNLGDSQGIVSLSGSHCSHPSRFAFTVCVQPLSSKHAERQSVEMILWRDVNFHFYDAHVQESSPIAYFDRLSIKKDREPAASKWHAKTLVNEIALVRQLLSEIDCKIGKLTLARLLMAHDAMMSYMAPHSHKKVHSEEVLQLYSDLMELDPMHSQYYKEAQSLVLLQQVTSNRESLLKHCCHHRVSTSSSVGNSVCLRLNNLSLSRIGCVEQLLWVQMLDLSHNELRSIDGLEAMQLLSFLNLSHNKLSSFTALEPLRLLKLLKVLDISYNEIGAHPVDTRRYLCSSPLSHTVGSDWNFNEFVPDDAKVTNYWEAFAIFRGFNLTQLDIVGNAITDEKFKSFLIKVLPTLKWVDGEESH
- the LOC117906750 gene encoding uncharacterized protein LOC117906750, producing MEMVNDIAIQVGMILFTVLLFLYMNDIPGKALAKLSLWYNKTNLEAKRHFVLGAQRLAQARSPNTPHSDVISLAKTAAEEADKALSLNPKDAAAHILKALALDLQGFRLSALDSLDAALSPLAVKSLTDEERGDALIKRAQLKIGLDKVGRVDSAVADLVEAVRVGSEKDKAYCLLGECYEMKEMKEEATKAYQEAITIQPNSALARDALDRLTSR